Proteins from a single region of Sphingopyxis sp. BSN-002:
- a CDS encoding cytochrome c oxidase subunit 3, which translates to MSGAKHHDYHLVNPSVWPLIGSFAALVMFFGLVMFMHQDHFGGAGKWVLGLGFMGVIATFFSWWSDVINEAHAGDHTPVVQLHLRYGMILFIASEVMFFVGWFWAWFDFSLFPVPVEIVDGAVTSLFGQDGAAAATVWPPKGIHVIDAFSLPLLNTLILLCSGTTITWAHHSLIHGDREGLKKGLWATILLGMLFTSIQAYEYAEAPFHFGTINYTSAFFMATGFHGFHVLVGTIFLIVCLVRTYKGHFTPTQHFGFEAAAWYWHFVDVVWLFLFIIVYVWGGWGAPVAAH; encoded by the coding sequence ATGTCCGGTGCCAAACATCATGACTATCACCTCGTAAATCCCAGCGTCTGGCCGCTTATCGGCTCGTTCGCGGCGCTGGTGATGTTCTTCGGCCTCGTGATGTTCATGCATCAGGACCATTTCGGCGGCGCCGGCAAATGGGTCCTCGGCCTCGGCTTCATGGGCGTGATCGCGACCTTCTTCAGCTGGTGGTCGGACGTCATCAACGAAGCGCATGCCGGCGACCATACCCCTGTCGTCCAGCTGCACCTGCGCTACGGCATGATCCTGTTCATCGCGTCGGAAGTCATGTTCTTCGTCGGCTGGTTCTGGGCGTGGTTCGACTTCTCGCTCTTCCCGGTTCCGGTCGAAATCGTCGACGGCGCCGTGACCTCGCTCTTCGGTCAGGACGGCGCGGCCGCCGCGACCGTGTGGCCGCCGAAGGGCATCCACGTCATCGACGCCTTCTCGCTGCCGTTGCTCAACACGCTGATCCTGCTCTGCTCGGGCACGACGATCACCTGGGCACACCATTCGCTGATCCACGGCGACCGCGAGGGGCTGAAGAAGGGCCTGTGGGCGACGATCCTGCTCGGCATGCTCTTCACCTCGATCCAGGCCTATGAATATGCCGAGGCGCCATTCCACTTCGGCACGATCAACTATACCTCGGCCTTCTTCATGGCGACGGGCTTCCACGGGTTCCACGTCCTGGTCGGCACGATCTTCCTGATCGTCTGCCTCGTCCGCACCTACAAGGGCCACTTCACCCCGACGCAGCACTTCGGCTTCGAAGCCGCTGCCTGGTACTGGCACTTCGTCGACGTGGTGTGGCTGTTCCTCTTCATCATCGTCTATGTCTGGGGCGGCTGGGGCGCGCCGGTCGCCGCGCACTAA
- a CDS encoding DUF983 domain-containing protein has translation MSGAAGARRSPRTKLPDESHEQKGQPPLWRAAFFGLCPECGATGLFGDLVGFRDRCPSCGLDYGRYNVGDGPAAFLTMIIGALLIALALGVDAAFAPPLWVHIILWVPLTAAAVIYGLRVAKAALLASEHQRQAAEGKLRDD, from the coding sequence ATGTCTGGGGCGGCTGGGGCGCGCCGGTCGCCGCGCACTAAGTTGCCGGACGAAAGCCACGAACAAAAAGGGCAGCCGCCGCTCTGGCGCGCTGCCTTTTTTGGTCTCTGCCCCGAATGCGGGGCGACGGGACTGTTCGGCGATCTGGTGGGTTTTCGCGATCGCTGTCCGTCGTGCGGGCTCGATTACGGCCGCTACAATGTCGGCGACGGACCCGCAGCCTTTCTGACTATGATCATCGGCGCGTTGCTGATCGCGCTGGCGCTGGGGGTCGACGCAGCCTTTGCTCCGCCGCTGTGGGTCCATATCATCCTGTGGGTGCCGCTGACCGCGGCGGCGGTCATTTACGGCCTGCGCGTCGCCAAGGCGGCATTGCTCGCGAGCGAGCATCAGCGGCAGGCGGCCGAAGGAAAGTTGCGCGATGACTGA
- a CDS encoding SURF1 family protein — protein MTDPVASAPRRWPIIPTIVVLCAVATMIALGVWQLQRKAEKEALIALYDRNMAMSSLVTYPKLPPVPDTMLFRKSSVVCLEVVKWDPRGGTDRKGNSGIRMIADCRTGAEGPGVLVDVGIAEDFKPPQWKGGTVQGTIVPGPEQPSVIARLTGRAVPARAMLVADAPVAGLRASQVPTGADVPNNHLAYAFQWFFFAIVALIIYILAVRRRLQA, from the coding sequence ATGACTGACCCTGTTGCTTCGGCGCCCCGCCGCTGGCCGATCATTCCGACGATCGTCGTGCTCTGCGCCGTCGCGACGATGATCGCGCTCGGCGTCTGGCAGCTGCAGCGCAAGGCCGAGAAGGAAGCGCTGATCGCGCTCTATGACCGCAACATGGCGATGTCGTCGCTCGTGACCTATCCCAAGTTGCCGCCGGTTCCCGACACGATGCTGTTCCGCAAGAGCAGCGTGGTCTGCCTTGAGGTCGTCAAATGGGACCCGCGCGGGGGCACCGATCGCAAGGGCAATTCGGGTATCCGCATGATCGCCGACTGCCGTACCGGCGCCGAAGGGCCGGGCGTACTGGTCGATGTCGGGATCGCCGAGGATTTCAAACCGCCGCAGTGGAAGGGCGGCACGGTGCAGGGAACGATCGTTCCGGGCCCCGAGCAACCCTCTGTGATCGCGCGGCTGACGGGCAGGGCGGTTCCCGCGCGCGCGATGCTTGTCGCCGATGCTCCGGTTGCCGGGCTGCGCGCGAGCCAGGTCCCGACGGGCGCCGACGTGCCGAACAACCATCTGGCGTACGCCTTTCAATGGTTCTTCTTCGCGATCGTCGCACTGATTATCTATATCCTCGCGGTCCGCCGCCGCTTGCAGGCGTGA
- the thrC gene encoding threonine synthase, with product MDYISTRGSAPTLDFRAATLAGLAGDGGLYVPAKWPQMSTADIRALAGLDYVETAVRVMTPFVASILTEDELRELCKAAYGRFSHDAVTPLVQLDHRHWLLELFHGPTLAFKDVALQLLGQLFEKFLAGGDTDITIVGATSGDTGSAAIEAVAGREHIRIFMLHPEGRVSDVQRRQMTTVLAPNVHNISIDGSFDDAQAMVKRLFGDEEARSQVTLSAVNSINWARLMAQVVYYFYAAVRLGAPDRPVAFSVPTGNFGDVFAGYVASRMGLPVARLVVATNVNDILHRALTSGDYSAGSVTATATPSMDIQVSSNFERLLFDLAGRDGAAITGMMNEFDARRAMTIPADMLAGARDLFSSARVDADGMTLALRWAQEKGGQIIDPHSAVGLAAARELQIDADVPVVTLATAHPAKFRDAVERATGVRPPLPARLGNLFEREERYEKLPGDYDAVKAYILGEAARG from the coding sequence ATGGACTATATCAGCACCCGCGGCTCAGCGCCGACCCTCGACTTCCGCGCCGCCACGCTCGCCGGCCTCGCCGGCGATGGCGGGCTCTATGTCCCGGCAAAATGGCCGCAGATGTCGACGGCGGACATTCGCGCGCTCGCGGGGCTCGATTATGTCGAAACCGCCGTGCGGGTAATGACGCCGTTCGTCGCGAGTATCCTGACCGAAGACGAACTGCGCGAGCTCTGCAAGGCCGCCTATGGGAGGTTCAGCCACGACGCGGTGACGCCGCTGGTCCAGCTCGACCATCGCCACTGGCTGCTCGAACTGTTCCATGGCCCGACGCTGGCGTTCAAGGATGTCGCGCTGCAACTGCTCGGCCAGCTATTCGAAAAGTTTCTCGCGGGCGGCGACACCGACATCACGATCGTCGGCGCGACGTCGGGGGATACCGGCTCGGCGGCGATCGAAGCGGTGGCGGGGCGCGAGCATATCCGCATCTTCATGCTCCACCCCGAAGGCCGCGTCAGCGACGTCCAGCGCCGCCAGATGACGACGGTGCTTGCGCCGAACGTCCATAATATCTCGATCGACGGCAGCTTCGACGACGCGCAGGCGATGGTGAAGCGCCTGTTCGGCGACGAAGAGGCGCGCAGCCAAGTGACGCTGTCGGCGGTGAACAGCATCAACTGGGCGCGGTTGATGGCGCAGGTCGTCTATTATTTCTATGCCGCCGTCCGTCTCGGCGCCCCCGACCGCCCGGTCGCGTTCAGCGTTCCCACCGGCAATTTCGGCGATGTGTTCGCGGGCTATGTCGCATCGCGCATGGGGCTTCCGGTTGCGCGGCTCGTCGTCGCGACCAACGTCAACGACATCCTGCACCGTGCGCTGACCAGCGGCGACTATAGCGCGGGCAGCGTCACCGCGACCGCTACGCCGAGCATGGATATCCAGGTCAGCAGCAACTTCGAACGGTTGCTCTTCGACCTCGCGGGCCGCGACGGTGCGGCGATCACGGGCATGATGAACGAATTCGACGCCAGGCGCGCGATGACGATTCCGGCCGACATGCTCGCGGGCGCGCGCGACCTTTTCTCGAGCGCGCGCGTCGATGCCGACGGCATGACGCTGGCGCTTCGCTGGGCGCAGGAAAAGGGCGGGCAGATCATCGATCCGCACAGTGCCGTCGGCCTCGCCGCGGCGCGCGAGCTCCAGATCGACGCGGACGTGCCTGTCGTCACGCTGGCGACGGCACACCCCGCGAAATTCCGCGACGCGGTCGAACGTGCGACCGGCGTCCGCCCGCCGCTCCCCGCGCGCCTCGGCAATCTGTTCGAGCGCGAGGAGCGCTACGAGAAGCTTCCCGGCGATTACGACGCGGTGAAGGCCTATATCCTCGGCGAGGCAGCGCGTGGCTGA